The genomic region AGGGCAGCAGCATGACGAAGAACACGGCCGACAGGATGATGCGGGAGTTCACCCAGCCCAGCCCTTCCGCCAGCTTGAACCAGCCGAAGGCAACCCAGCGGCTCACGACCGGCAGCAGCAGCGCAAACGCCCCGACGGCCACCGACACGTACAGCAGCCAGTTGTGTCGCTGGCCCGTAAAGAGATAAATAGCCAGAAACCCGGTCGCGATGGCCAGATTCGCCTTCAGCACGTCCGTTTCTTTCAAATGCTTCATACGCTCAGAAAAGGGTATAAATGAACGGAGCAATCGCCGAGCCGCCGCCGATCACCAGGATGATTCCCAGCAGCAGCAGAATCAGAATCATCGGGGCCAGCCACCATTTTTTGCGTTCCTTCAGAAACTTGAACAGATCAGTTACGAAATCCATACTTGTTAAAAGGTTTAAGGTTAATGGTTTAGAGTTTATGGTTTAAAGTTGTGGCAAACGGAACTAACTCTAAACCGTAAACTTTTTCAGTCCAGCACAAACTCTTCCTTCCAGTTGTCTTTCTCCTGCCAGGCGGGTTGTTCCTGCTTGGCAAAGAGGTAGTTGCCGACGACCAGGTAATCCATTTCTGTCCGCATGAAACAGCGGAAGGCGTCTTCCGGCGTACAGACGATGGGTTCGCCCCGCACGTTGAAGCTGGTGTTGACAATCACCCCGTAGCCCGTCAGCTGCTTGAAGGCGCTGATGAGCTGGTGGTAACGCGGGTTTGTTTCCCGGTGAACGGTCTGGATACGCGCCGAAAAATCGATATGCGTAATGGAAGGCAGGTCCGACCGCAGGAAGTAGAGCTTGTCCCGCAGGTTCAGTCGGTGGTAGTCGGCCGGCAGCGGTTTGCGGCGCGTTTCGGCCACCGGATGCACCAGCAGCATGTAGGGCGAAATGCCTTTGTAGTCAAAATAAGTGCAGCAGTCCTCCGCCAGCACGGAGGGCGCAAACGGGCGGAACGATTCGCGGTATTTGATTTTCAGGTTCAGCTTTTTCTGCATTTCCGCGTTGCGCGGGTCGCCGAGGATGCTCCGGCCGCCCAGGGCCCGCGGACCGAATTCCATCCGGCCCTGCACCCAGCCCACCACGTTGCCCTCCGCCAGAATCCGGGCCGTTTCGGCCGCAAGCTGGCGGAAGTCGTCGAACCGGGTGTACACGCCGCCATACTTCCGGGCCATCAGTTCGACCTCCAGATCGCTGAAGGTGGGCCCCAGGTACGAGCCGTCCATGCTGTCGAGGGTTTGGGCGGGCGTCCGGCTTTTTTCGTAGAAAATGTGGTAGGCCGCCAGCGCCGCACCGAGCGCACCGCCCGCATCACCCGCGGCCGGCTGGATAAAAATATCCCGAAAAATGCCCGCCGCCTGTAATTTTCCGTTGGCTACGCAGTTGAGCGCCACCCCACCCGCCATGCAGAGGTACTCGGCTCCGGTCAGCCGGCGGGCCTCCTCGGCCATCCGGATGACTACCTCCTCGGTGATTTGCTGGATCGCCAGACCGAGGTTACAGTGGTGTTCCAGCAGTTCATCGTCCGGATTCCGGCGGCGGAACCCAAACAGGGCTTCCCATTTGTGCTCGTTCACCATCCGCAGGCCCGTGGCGTAATCAAAATAATCCTGGTTCAGCCAGACGGAGCCGTCCTCCTTGATGGAAACGATATGCTGTTTGATGATATCGATGTAGCGGGCCACGTCCGGCGAGGCCGGGTTGCCATAGGGGGCCAGCCCCATCAGCTTGTATTCGCCGGAATTGACCCTGAAACCCAGAAAATACGTGAAAGCCGAGTACAGCAGCCCGAGCGAGTGC from Tellurirhabdus rosea harbors:
- a CDS encoding DUF5989 family protein produces the protein MDFVTDLFKFLKERKKWWLAPMILILLLLGIILVIGGGSAIAPFIYTLF
- a CDS encoding SxtJ family membrane protein, translated to MKHLKETDVLKANLAIATGFLAIYLFTGQRHNWLLYVSVAVGAFALLLPVVSRWVAFGWFKLAEGLGWVNSRIILSAVFFVMLLPFALLFRLFNKTGLWFRSGKTAKSIYIERNHQYSAKDLENIW
- a CDS encoding carbamoyltransferase family protein, with product MKIVGISAFYHDSAAALIIDGKIAAAAQEERFTRRKHDPGFPVNALKFCLHYGGVALKDVDAVVFYDKPLLKFERLLETYYHFAPKGVRSFITAIPVWIKEKMFLKRLIREELTRACGDEAKNVKLLFPEHHLSHAASAFYPSPYERAAILTVDGVGEWATASICLGEGKDISILKELRFPHSLGLLYSAFTYFLGFRVNSGEYKLMGLAPYGNPASPDVARYIDIIKQHIVSIKEDGSVWLNQDYFDYATGLRMVNEHKWEALFGFRRRNPDDELLEHHCNLGLAIQQITEEVVIRMAEEARRLTGAEYLCMAGGVALNCVANGKLQAAGIFRDIFIQPAAGDAGGALGAALAAYHIFYEKSRTPAQTLDSMDGSYLGPTFSDLEVELMARKYGGVYTRFDDFRQLAAETARILAEGNVVGWVQGRMEFGPRALGGRSILGDPRNAEMQKKLNLKIKYRESFRPFAPSVLAEDCCTYFDYKGISPYMLLVHPVAETRRKPLPADYHRLNLRDKLYFLRSDLPSITHIDFSARIQTVHRETNPRYHQLISAFKQLTGYGVIVNTSFNVRGEPIVCTPEDAFRCFMRTEMDYLVVGNYLFAKQEQPAWQEKDNWKEEFVLD